From Bradyrhizobium sp. AZCC 1610:
TAGAAGGTGTTCTGGTAGATCATGTGCGGCCTGGCATCGGTGATCTTCTTGTTGGCCACCTGATTCATGTTGATGTTGAGCACGGGCATCCAGAGGTGCTCCCGCATCACCTTCTGCTGCACCAGCGCGTAGTATTTGGCGCGGTCGGTTTCGGTCAGCGCCGAGCGGCCCTGCTTCAGCCAGTCGTCGGTTTCGGCGTCTTTCCAGTTCATCCGGTTCGGCGTCGGGATGTTGCGGGAATCGAAATAGATGTTCATGAGATCGCCGGCCGACAGATAGGGCACTGTCACCGACCAGATTTCGTAGTCCTGCTCGGCCATCTTGGCGGAGGCAATGGTCGAGTCCCACGGCTGAAGCTGCCACTGCACACCGATTCGGCGCAGGTAACCCTGGATCGCCTCGGCGACGCGCGGCGTATTGCCAGCCTGGGTGTAGTAGACCTTGGGCTGCAGCTTGACTCCGTCCTTCTCGCGAACGCCGTCGCTGCCCATTTTCCAGCCGGCTTCGTCGAGCAAGTTCTTTGCGCGTTCGAGGTCTTCCTTGACGATGCTCCTGGTGCCGGCATCGAAGTCGAGCGCGTCGGGATCAACGATGGTGAATGCCGGATCGGCGTTGCCGAGCAGGATGCCCTTGGCGATCTCGCCACGGTTGATGGCGATGCTCATCGCCTCACGCACGCGCTTGTCTGATACCATCGGCCGCGTCGTCTTGAAGCCGAAATAGAGCAACTGGAAGTTCGGCTTGGCTTCGGTGACGGTCAGCATCGGCGCTGCCTTGGCCTGCGCGATGAACTGCGCCGGAAATTGATGGGTGATGTCGAACTGCCCGGCCATCATGGCCGCCACGCGGCTGGAATCCTCCGGCACGATCTTGACGACGAGCTTTTCGAACTTCACCGGGCCCTTGTTCTTGTACATCGGCGGGCCCCACCGGTAGGCATCGTGGCGCTTGAGCACGATTTCGGTGCGCGGCTGCCAGTTCTCGAAACACCAGGGGCCGGTGCCGTCGGCGCCCTTGATGCCGTAATCCTTGCCCAGCGCCTCGACGCTTTCCTTGTTGTGGATGACGTTGGTGAACATGGTGAGTTGCAAGAGCAATTCGGAGTAGGGCTCCTCGAGCTCGTATTCGACGGTGGTGGGATCGGTTGCGCGAAGCTCCTTGATGTTGCCGGCGCGCCAGGCATAGGGAGCCTTGACCGCGGGATCCTTGAGCCGCTTGAAGCTGTAGACGACGTCGTCGGCGGTGAATTTCTTGCCGCTGCAGAACGACACATCGTCGCGCAGCTTGAAGGTATAGGTTCTGCCGTCCTCGCTGATCGTCCACGACTTGGCGAGATAGGGAACCGGCGTGCGGCCGTCCCAGTCGAGCGCCACCAGCGTGTCCTGGAACATGTTGACGATGTCGGAGGTCGGTCCCCAGGTCGTGCGTTGCGCATCGTAATGCGGCGCGTCGATGCCCTTCATCAGATGGAGCGTCTGGGTCGATGCCGGACCCGCAACGCTTAGTGCCAGACACATTCCCAGTGCGATCCTGATCATGTCTGAAGCCTCGGATCGAGGACGTCGCGGAATGCGTCGCCCAGAAGGTTGGCGGCCAGCACGATCACGAAGATGGCACAGCTCGGGATTGTCGCGATGTGCGGCGCCATGAACAGGAAGTCGCGGCCCTGTGCCGCCATCATGCCGAGTTCGGCGGTCGGCGGCTGCGCGCCCATGCCGAGGAAGCCGAGCGCCGCGCCGATCAGGATGATCTGGCCGAAGCGCAAGGTGAGAAACACGAAGATCGTCGAAATGCAGTTGAGCGTCAGGTAGCGCCAGATCAATTCGCGGTCGCACACGCCGACGGCGCGGCCGGCTTCCATGAACTCCTGGCCCATCACGCTTATCGCGGCACCTCGCGCCACCCGCGCGACATCGGGCACGGTGGCGACGACGAGCGCGATCACCACCGCCGTCAGTCCGGCGCCGAAGATCGCGGCCACCGCCAGCCCGATCAGGATCGCAGGAAAGGCCAGCATTACATCGACCAGCCGCATGATCCAGCCGTCGAGACGGCGATAGTAGGCGGCGAGGATGCCGAGAACGCCGCCGATGAAGCCGCCGACGATCACGCCGACCAGTCCGAGCATCAGCGTGTTACGCGTGCCGTAGATGACGCGGCTGAAGATGTCGCGGCCGGTGTTGTCGGTACCGAACCAGTACTCCGCGTCGGGGGGCCGCATCACCTTGGTAAGATCCGTGAAGTAGGGATCGTAGGGCGCAATCCAGGGCGCAAACAGTGCTGCGAACACGATCACCGTGAGCGCCAGCCCGGCCATTGCAGCCACGCGGTCACGCGCCAGCCGGCGCAGCACCCCGGCACGGGCAAACGCGCTCGCTTCGCGCTCTTGTGCAAAGCCTGTATCGAGAGCCTCGGCGCTCATCTTCGCTGCACCCTCGGATCGAGATAGACGTAGAGCACGTCGACCAGCAGATTGATCGACAGGAAGGCGACGGCGAGGATCATGATCGCGCCCTGCGCGGTCGGAAAATCGCTGGAGACGATGGCGCCGACGGCGAGCCGGCCAACGCCTGGCCACGAGAACATGGTTTCGGTGACGACGGCGCCGCCAAGCAGGAACGCCGCCTGCAGTCCGATCAGCGTGACGACGGGGATCATGGCGTTGCGCAGCGCGTGGTGGACGATCACCACCCGCTCGCGCAGTCCCTTGGCGCGCGCCGTGCGCACGAAATCGGCGCCGAGCACTTCGAGCACGGCGGTGCGCGTCAGGCGCGCGATCGGGCCGATCAGCACCGCGCCCAGCGTCAGGGCGGGGAGGATCAGGCTCGGCAGTCCGCCGTCCCATACCGGTCCGGTGCGGCCGGTGAACGGCAGCAGCGCCCATTTGAATCCGACAAACTGGATCAGGATCAGGCCGATGAAGAACACCGGCATCGACACGCCCGCCACCGAGCACGCCATGATGACTCGGTCGGCAAGACGGCCGCGATTGACGGCCGCCAGCGTTCCGAGCGCGAGCCCGCTCGGCACTGCGATCAGCATCGCGCCCAGCATCAGCTCGACCGTAGGCCCGATGGTCATCGCCAGTTCCTCGCTGACCATCCGGTTGGAGATGATGGAGCGGCCGAGATCCCCGCGCAGCACACGCAGGATGTATTCGAAGAACTGGATGGGAATGGATCTGTCGAGGCCGAGCTCCAGGCGGATCGCGGCGATGGTCTCGGCTTTGGCATCGGGGCCGGCGATGATCATCGCCGGATCGGCAGGCACGACTTGCAACAGACAAAAGCAGAGGAAGAGAACCCCGAGCAATGCGGGGAACGAAATCAGCAGACGATGGACAATCTGTTGTCCCATGCGACGCCAACGGACGGGTTGGGCCAAAAGAAATTCGCGCGCCGACGTTGACGCTTTTATTTCCCCCTCGGCAGCCGCGCTTCGTCCGACGTGCGCGGCTTTTGATTATGCTTGGATACTGACACCTGTCCGACGCGGCGTCACGCCCAATCTGCCAGTTCGCTCCGACTGCGTCCTTTTGCGCTGGCTGCAATGACTTCTCGCAATGC
This genomic window contains:
- a CDS encoding ABC transporter substrate-binding protein, translated to MIRIALGMCLALSVAGPASTQTLHLMKGIDAPHYDAQRTTWGPTSDIVNMFQDTLVALDWDGRTPVPYLAKSWTISEDGRTYTFKLRDDVSFCSGKKFTADDVVYSFKRLKDPAVKAPYAWRAGNIKELRATDPTTVEYELEEPYSELLLQLTMFTNVIHNKESVEALGKDYGIKGADGTGPWCFENWQPRTEIVLKRHDAYRWGPPMYKNKGPVKFEKLVVKIVPEDSSRVAAMMAGQFDITHQFPAQFIAQAKAAPMLTVTEAKPNFQLLYFGFKTTRPMVSDKRVREAMSIAINRGEIAKGILLGNADPAFTIVDPDALDFDAGTRSIVKEDLERAKNLLDEAGWKMGSDGVREKDGVKLQPKVYYTQAGNTPRVAEAIQGYLRRIGVQWQLQPWDSTIASAKMAEQDYEIWSVTVPYLSAGDLMNIYFDSRNIPTPNRMNWKDAETDDWLKQGRSALTETDRAKYYALVQQKVMREHLWMPVLNINMNQVANKKITDARPHMIYQNTFYKGLDVSRQK
- a CDS encoding ABC transporter permease, giving the protein MSAEALDTGFAQEREASAFARAGVLRRLARDRVAAMAGLALTVIVFAALFAPWIAPYDPYFTDLTKVMRPPDAEYWFGTDNTGRDIFSRVIYGTRNTLMLGLVGVIVGGFIGGVLGILAAYYRRLDGWIMRLVDVMLAFPAILIGLAVAAIFGAGLTAVVIALVVATVPDVARVARGAAISVMGQEFMEAGRAVGVCDRELIWRYLTLNCISTIFVFLTLRFGQIILIGAALGFLGMGAQPPTAELGMMAAQGRDFLFMAPHIATIPSCAIFVIVLAANLLGDAFRDVLDPRLQT
- a CDS encoding ABC transporter permease produces the protein MGQQIVHRLLISFPALLGVLFLCFCLLQVVPADPAMIIAGPDAKAETIAAIRLELGLDRSIPIQFFEYILRVLRGDLGRSIISNRMVSEELAMTIGPTVELMLGAMLIAVPSGLALGTLAAVNRGRLADRVIMACSVAGVSMPVFFIGLILIQFVGFKWALLPFTGRTGPVWDGGLPSLILPALTLGAVLIGPIARLTRTAVLEVLGADFVRTARAKGLRERVVIVHHALRNAMIPVVTLIGLQAAFLLGGAVVTETMFSWPGVGRLAVGAIVSSDFPTAQGAIMILAVAFLSINLLVDVLYVYLDPRVQRR